The proteins below are encoded in one region of Polypterus senegalus isolate Bchr_013 chromosome 2, ASM1683550v1, whole genome shotgun sequence:
- the LOC120523636 gene encoding probable G-protein coupled receptor 34: MNTTELQITRALSSLKSLVSSASYNTAFINGSSNSTQKPKDLECNLDEESTRIILITVYSLIFVFGLLGNVLALYVFLCIHSKKSSVHVFLINTSVADLILIFCLPFRIYYHINHNKWMLGQTFCKVVGNVFYMNMYVSIFLLTFISIDRYFKVHHSTHQHKLLNIKFSYLICCITWMLSIALIIPFIIKPEGNESNQKCFHYKDKQQDVWEAIINIIIVAFFWLLFLFLVTSYVKIARTLIHLSREKSTFPNASKYRKTAKKSFIVLFIFTLCFVPYHLFRCFYIHSQISSSKCDWKQIMDKTNEIVLLFSALNSCLDPVMYFLLSSSIRKRTFSIIFKKKPHNISTTNSSTTEMKQINVSIPSNPRVSFSSIYSIFRKQSK; encoded by the exons ATGAATACAACAG AACTTCAGATTACCCGTGCCCTTTCAAGTTTGAAATCCTTGGTATCTTCAGCATCCTATAACACAGCATTTATCAATGGAAGCAGCAATAGCACACAAAAACCAAAGGATCTTGAGTGTAATTTGGATGAAGAAAGCACACGTATCATTTTGATTACAGTCTACTCTTTAATCTTTGTCTTTGGACTGCTTGGAAATGTGCTTGCTTTGTAcgtttttctttgtattcattCAAAAAAAAGCTCAGTCCATGTTTTCCTTATTAATACATCTGTTGCAGACCTAATTTTGATCTTTTGTTTGCCTTTCCGGATATACTACCACATCAACCATAACAAGTGGATGCTGGGACAGACTTTTTGCAAGGTAGTGGGAAATGTGTTCTATATGAATATGTATGTTAGCATATTCCTCTTGACATTCATTAGTATAGATCGCTACTTCAAAGTTCATCACTCTACTCATCAGCATAAGCTACTGAACATAAAATTCAGTTATCTAATATGCTGCATTACATGGATGTTGTCCATTGCATTAATTATTCCATTCATAATCAAGCCGGAAGGGAATGAGTCAAACCAAAAATGCTTCCATTACAAGGACAAACAGCAAGATGTTTGGGAAGCTATTattaatataatcattgtggcaTTTTTCTGGCTGCTATTCTTGTTCCTTGTAACATCATATGTGAAAATTGCAAGGACACTTATACATCTTTCCAGAGAAAAATCAACTTTTCCAAATGCCTCCAAGTACAGAAAAACTGCAAAGAAGTCATTTATTGTACTCTTCATTTTCACTTTATGCTTTGTGCCATATCATCTGTTCAGGTGTTTTTACATTCACTCCCAGATAAGCAGCAGTAAATGTGACTGGAAACAAATAATGGACAAAACAAATGAGATAGTCTTGCTCTTCTCTGCTCTAAACAGCTGCTTGGATCCAGTTATGTACTTTCTACTGTCTTCATCAATAAGGAAAAGGACTTTCAGTATTATTTTCAAGAAAAAACCCCACAACATAAGCACCACAAATAGTTCcacaacagaaatgaaacaaattaatgTTTCTATACCATCAAATCCAAGAGTCAGTTTTAGCAGTATTTATTCAATTTTTCGCAAGCAGTCAAAATAA